The stretch of DNA GGAAGCTTCCGATTTTTCGGCAATAACCGAAAAACCagtaaaaaagaagaagaaacatTCAAAGTCTGGCGAACCAAAAAAAGCGAAAAGTAAAAGCATAAGTAAAAAAAGGAACAAGCACATGAATTTGTCCATCTTTGATACAAATGAACCTTTGGATGTGTCCGATGCTGATGTGCAAAGAAAACTTATGGCCATGCCAAGCTTAACTCATCATAAATCGTCAACTATACAGGATGTATCTAGCAGTCAAGGAAGTAATTTAATTGGAAACCTAATTTTTAGCAGTAACGATATCAGCATAATGCCTGTTAAGGATAATTCTGCTATAAACATTACAAATAGTGGTCAAATAACAACTTCTACTTATAGTGATGTAAAAGGAACAGAAAGACTAGTGCAGAGTAGTACAGTGGAGGAAAAACCGAAGTCACATACAAAGAGTAGTAGGAAGTCGAATGTCAGTGGCATGAAATCGATTTTCCCTAAACAGActgcattaaaaaatatttcttcctTGGATCAAGTGAAGCCCATTAAAATTGACAAAGCTGTGGAGTCTGAGTACATTGTTGACGACGCTAAAATTTCACTACAGGAGACAAAATCGTCCTGCAGCACTAGTTGCAAAAGCGTGGGAACAATGTTGACAGAAAGATCTATTCTCAACTATTCCAAGAAAGATATCATAAAAGCTCCCAGGCTAAGCTTATTAAAGTCAGCATATGTACCTGCTACTGAAGTTTCTTCTAAAGTTGATACTAAGTCAGCAGAGGAAGAAAAGGATACTCGAACGTCATCGAATAGCATAGTAGTTTTACCAAAGACTTggccaatcgccaaacctcatgaGCATAAGCTTCCAAATTCAAATATCATGTTTCTGAACACTAGTTTCTCTAACCCTCCGATTCTACAAAAAGAGATTCCCATACAGGAATCAGGGACTGATACGAGGACTTCAGAACACTCGAAACCTGCAGGCTCTTGCGCTATTCAAATACCACGGTTGGAAAGCTTCTTCGCGAAGAATCCACTATTAAGCCAGTCACTCGCACAGTCTGTAACCTGTCACAGTATAAGTGGAGCGAATACAGATGTAAAAATTCTTGGAAAGAGATCTACGACTGATACCTCGAAAATGATGGCAACAAAATTCTGGCAACTTCCAAATGGCAATAACAGTAGTTTATTCTTTTCGATGGACACTGCAAAAGATGACAAGCAAGCTCCAGCTTCGATTACAAATCTGGATACTTCTCTTTTATCTACCTCATCCTCATCGAGCTTGTCGAACAATAAGTTTTTGTTAGCCTCGACTTCAAAATGTACAAATATCTcgatgaattctcagtcttcgatGGTGCTCGATTTTAACAAGAAATCTTTGCAAAATTCCTCTTCAACTGCGAGCACGACAAACGCTTCGCTCATAAAGATTCTGCCAAAGTCGCAGGACCAATTACTTCCAAGAAGAACGTTGAGCCAGAACGAAGAAACATGTAACAGGTTACAGTTCAAAAGCACAGGTGCAATAATTGGCAATGTAAAGACTGTGTCGACGCAAGTCGACAATCCTTTGGAAATTAACAAATCTAATCAAAGTTTTAACGTTGCTTTGGACACTGGTACGCAGTACAATGTCAGTCACGTTGCTTCTAGTTCACAAACTTCGCAGAAAGTTATTGCTCCACCTTTGCAACAAGAACATCATCTAAGTATCGAGTCTGGCGAAAAGCTACAAACTAAAAGTGTACAGAACACTTCAGGTAATATATATGCACACATGCCGCCACTAATGCCTATAAAGTTGGCGACTTCGAGGCGAAAGTCGAAAGACAAACCGAAAAAAGCGACTACTAGGAAAAAAGACTTAGAGGCGAAGACTACAGTTCCAATATTAATGCGTCCAGAGGATTCCGGTGAAGTTCCGTCTAGTCCCATGGACAAACCACCTTCGGCTTCTCATCGGGTGTCTATGATACCAGGTCATATGTCTGACATGCTATATCCCAGTGTTCCAAATAATGATTTGTTAAAGGCTTTCAATGACTACTGGAGCGCTCAAATTTCACACTGCGCTGTTTGCGCGCCTTTTACGTCTAGTTGCAATGGACATGGCAGATTAATGCCGCCGGATTGGAAATACTGCAAGCCCACCGTTTTACCAGAAAGCTCACCTATATGGGTGAGTTTCTTATTTAGTAACCTTCTTACTGAGCGCTAAGGTATCAGCCCAAGGAGGAGTTCCTTAAATTAATTTGCATTTTCAGGTGTCTGCTAGTATATTCGTTGCGAATTCAAAAGAACAAATCGTCGAGCCGGATAATGACAAGCTTCTGCGATGCAGAGAATGTCACGTAACAGTTCATTCCTCGTGTTATGGTATCACAGTTTTGCCAACGGACGTGCGAAACTGGGCCTGCGACAAATGTAGAGCTGGTAAAACGCAGGTGGTAAGTTTCACCATAAAAGTATGATAATGTTAGGAAGGGCTGTTGCTTTCAATAGATTTTTCCACTTAACTCAAACATTGATTTATGTTATTTCACAGATGTGTTGTTTATGTCCCATGCGTGGAGGTGCTCTGAAGCGTACCAGCGACAGCAATTGGGCGCATATATTATGTGCCCTTCTGCTCCCAGGAGTCACTTTCAAGGATGCTGTCAATAAAGATCCTATTAATGTGTTGACTATCAAACCGGACATCGTCAAGCAGCAGTGTTGTTACTGTGAACAGAAGGACGGAGCATGTCTGAAATGTAGTCATTGCAGCAATCTGTTCCATCCATCCTGCGGTCTCATCTCTGGCGCTACGTTCAGGATACCAGTGTACAATTCACCTGAACTCCAGGTACCTGAAACATAATATATATACGTTAGTAAGGGGTTACTTGTTCATCTGAGAGTTTTTTTGTATTAGCTGCTCTCGAGAGTACTCTCAAATTGTATGTTAATTTATAGTTTTGGATAATAATTAGTAGAGCAACTTGCAATAGTGCTTTCAAGTGGACACGTATTTTAATAACGAACAATGCGTGAATAAAGTAATAACGAGAAACGTATTTAGGTAACGTGCGACGGGCATGACGATGGGAAAGAAAAAATTACAACGATTCGACAGGGAGAGATCGTTTGGGCGAAGCACCGTAATTCGAGGTATTACAAAGCCAAAGTGGACTCCATACACGACACACTGTTTTACATGGTCACATTCAGTGACGACAGTTTTAGCGAAGATTTGTACCCATCGGATATAACGGTAGCGTCTTCACCTATTTCTTtgtctttttttcttttattcatCAAATCTGTACATAAGTTTTCGTATTGTTTTATACAGAACTACGATCCTGGAAGCCCTCCGCAACAAGGGGCTGCAGTGATTGTCAAGTGGATCGATGGAAATTTGTACGATGGTATCTTTGAGGGTACAAATCATAGAATCATGTACACTGTGAGTAATTAACGGATATTTACTCTACCTTCGAATATTAAATCGCGTTAGCGTTATTGTGACAGCGAGTAATCGTTAAtggtattttcaatttttatttccagGTCATTTTTGAGGATGGTTCGCAGTTGGTACTGAAGCGAAACGAAATTTATAGTTTACAAGAAGACATGCCAAAAAGAGTGCGTTCACGTCTGGTGAGTCTAGTGTTAAATTGAATTTGTCTACAGGATTTAGTTTCATTTTTGCTTTTTGTCTTACTATTTTTTTAAACCATTATTTATGAATAATTCGAGTTTACGTTGATTTTTTATGTTTCAATTGGTTTCATTAAAGTCCGTTGCAACCGAAATGAAGCACTGGTATCATCTGTATGGCACAGAGGGTGAATCCGAGGCGCATAGAAAGACGAAGCAGTCTAAACATTGtgattaaaaagaaaattgcGACAATTCGATGTAAATAATTCATAGGGACAAGTAATATTCAGTCGCTGTAAATAATATATACAAATGATACGATGTACCTCCTGAATTTGGTCTTTTTCAACATGCGCTTGAAATCGATCAAATGGACAGATTCAATTTTGTCTTTCTCTTCGCTTTCTTCATTGTTTCTTTTCCTTGTTATTTATGTTTTCTTTGCTTTTAATACTTCAACGCGGATGTTCTTTTTATCAGTCTCATAATTTCGAGTTTAAATGTATGACATCATGTGTTTATTACGCACGGCTAATTTCTACATTGATTACAAACTCAATACATATATAGATGTTATCGATAATCACGTTCACAaaagtattaaaagaataacaATGGGAATTGTGCCCCGTTGTGGTCATAAATGTAAGTAGAGTTGAGTTTTAAATCATTTGTCGTGGTATATAAGAGATTACGATATCGATTGACATTTTCTGTCTGAGGACACGAGCCGTAGAAGTTTTCTTACTTGTATTTAACAAGCAGATAGTTATTTATCATGCTCGACAAACTGTTGGGTGGCTGATATCCAACAGGTGATAAGGATCAAAGAAACAATAAAGTTTGCAATCAATTTCTGTATATATCTATGATATATAGATAGCATATGAGGCACGTTTTTAATCGAGCAACCCATACGTGTAGTTTTAACTGGCATTTTTTACTTTGTTTTACGAATAAGTATCTAAAGTTGCAAAACTTTCTGAAAATTTACGTTGCGTATACTTGAGTAAAGATAACGTTTATCTTGTAATATACTCGTGAAAGCATCAGTAGATCTATACAATTAACGTATTCGTTATGATATAGCACACGGAAGGGAATATTTTATGGAAAGATCCAGAAAATGTTATGAATCATACTTAATGTACGAATAGGCTAAACTCTAAAACTGAAatctaaaataattttataaaaagtaACTATTAAGAAATAAGTTGTTTTACATATTATAATATTGTAACAATTATTGCGATTGAATCCATAAAATTCTTCAGCTATCAATCCCTCTACTGTGCTCTATCATATATAATCATTATTGGAACCAGCACTCGATTGCGCACGTGTTTATCACCAGTTAGTCTGTGGAAATTTGTAAAATAAGAGAAAGTAACTTAAATAATGCGTGCATTGGCCCATTAATAAAGCCTTAAATGTTCATTACAATAATTATGAATACTCTGTATCGTTTTAAATGATTTCTTAGAACGACATATGTTTCTATCTACATGTCTTCTCTTTTTGTTACTTTCTCCATTCTTTTCTGATCAGTGATAAAAGATGTAACGAACATTCGATGAAGTATGGATATGTATGTAATGTTTGTAGAAGAGCTCTGTCGTTCGGGATATATAGTGTTCATGTGATCTCTTGAAATTCGTTTTcctagaaattttatttaactTAAAGGAATACGAGTACGCCGCCATGCGTCTGTGTGCGTGAAAGCAAGCAGTAGTTTTAACTTAAAATGTGTAATTTATGCGAAATGAAATTATTGATTCTCCCCCGACCAATTTATATACCTGTTAATTAAATTATGTCGCGGGACTGTATTAGCGTTCTATCTGTATATGATATTAATTATAAAGAAGAAAAGTTAACGATGTATCCGAATGTAGAAACAGATTGGATACgacgtaaaataaaaattaaatatatgaatggtctcttttttttctttgatTTCTGTCACATTCTGTAGTATTGTTTATTTTTGATACAAAATATGCGACAGTGCGTGTACACAATTTACTGAAGAAAATTTTCACGTGATCTAgtgttgtttattattatattttacaataCTAAACGTAACATTCGTGGTAAAAGGATATCGTCCACACATTTAACAGCAATCTAAAATTGCCGTTATTTACTCGATAATTTAACATGTATTTTTAAAACTTTCTAAACATTACTTTTCAATTATAAATCGCAACGTTAATGCATATAATACATGTGTATGTGTTTTGTAGATATCTTTATCTTGTAAGAAATTCAACCAAATTTTAAATTATGTGTATATAAATTTTCCTTTCAAtagaaaaattgtttataaacgCTTCATTTACTTTATACTGTAATAAATATAGGAAGTAGGACTTAAGAGAAATCTAACGATTTAAGTTGTTACACTTTAACCCTTGATGTATGTACAGTATTACGTCCCATAAATCGTGCttcataaataaattcaaaatgCATAAGAAAAATCGATTGTGGTTCTTTCGATAAATATTAACAGAGAATTATAGGacattacatatatatatatataagtttaAGATAATTCTTCGTTTTTAATTGTATAGGAATTCAGTTTGACTAGCATGTGAAATTGTTGAAATGATTCCTTTAAATAGATCATTCGTTTCTATCCTTATATTTAGGCGTAATAAACAGTGTTATTTAGTTAACGTTATGAGACTGTATAAAAAAGACATATCACATGTAACAATTAAGTGTGTTATGCTGAATGTAAAGAAAAGTGCTTATTTGAAggaataagttcaacagtttcgcTAGATGTATctgttaattgcaacaagtgactAATATTCATTTTACATCGTCAAACACGTGACATATAAAAATATCCATAATGAATAAAGAAAAACAATGTACAATGCCCCAACAATAATATTATAGCCAGTATAATATCACGTACCAGTAGTATATGATTCATTTATTTTCACCGCTCGCATTAAAGATTCCGATTGTTCCTTAGGCACTTAAACGCAAGTGAGCCTTCTCGAAAGCATGTCCTTATTAAATTACCACTGTCACCTTTGCAGGATGTTCTCCGATCGTGTCTGCATTTTATAGATACATTTCAAAGAACAATCAATTCTATTTAGCATCACGATGATATAACGATTAAAATTAATACAATACGTTTGTAACGTTTAATTTGAATTAAATTCAAAAGTAACGGTATGTCGTTAACATTACCAGTaggaaaaatgataaaaaaatatgCTTCTTTCTTAATTACTACGTGCGTGTATCGAACAAATTACGTAATGCGTAGGCTGTTCCGAACTACAGGTGGCTTAAAGCTTTCGTGACTGGTTATTTACGAAAGTTTCTAATGTATAGAGAGTACGTTTAACAGAAAAGCGCGTAATAAGTTAATAGCTCCTTGTCACGGTAATCTTAGACTAACGcgcgataaatttaaaaataaagacTTCGTGTGTCACTAGTACGATTAAGTTGACGCAATAAACGCACAGAAGCCCTTTCCTTACCTTGTATCTACTTCACATCGATTTTAGACAAAAGTCTTTTCATAAttcataagtacaaaataatgcTCCCTGTGGTACGATACAATGAACACTTATGAATTTTAGCAAATAAATACACATCatgttaaaaatattcaatttcaatccttaaataTCCAACccgaaatattcaatccttcaaGTTCGCGTAATGAAGGACTATTAGCAGGTAGTGGATTATAGGTAACAGAGCTTGCATTGAAAGAACCAAAGTGTCAGTGAAATCACAGCTATTTTTACGGCACACCACCGACGGAAATACTGGATCACCTGACATCGATAACAAAGAGTCTTTATCTTCTGTTCAGCTTGCACCAAAGTGCACTGGCGGTCAATAGATGCATGAGCACCCCAATGCCCAGTATTAACATGAGATTGTTCACAACGCTCGTATCGGCTATGTCCATCTCCTTTAAGAACTGTGTAGGCTTCTTGTAATGACAATAGAAGTCGTCGCACTTGAGATCCATTCTGTCGAACCCGTACACAGTGTGCAAGAGGCTGTGAAAGCTGGCGCGGAAGTAGGATATGTGGAACATCCACTGAAATAACTTGGGAGTGTCTATATAACGGATACAAAATCCGAAGACAGAAAATAACACTGCAATGATGGGTCCTGCAAATACCGCAATCTGTAAGAAACAAAATTACGTGTGAGCAAATTAGTTATATTTTCACTTTCATTAGGAACTTTCCATAGTTTCGTCTATCTCTAAGGATTCTAGTGCGTCTAAAGGAGAAATAGTACTGTTCTAAAATACTAATTAATCGTGGAAGTACATACCTTCACTGGTGTGGTCGCACCTATGAAGAAACCCCACGCTTGAGCCGTCAGACTAGCAGCTATAC from Calliopsis andreniformis isolate RMS-2024a chromosome 2, iyCalAndr_principal, whole genome shotgun sequence encodes:
- the LOC143186918 gene encoding lysine-specific demethylase 4A, with the protein product MVSNISRGTPRIQVFRPTYEEFKDFTKYVEYMESKGAHKAGLAKVIPPPEWVPRKGGYNLDDLDLTIPAPICQVVTGKQGLYQQINIQKKSMTVKEYSKLANSERYNTPRHFDYEDLERKYWKNITYVAPIYGADVSGSLTDPDVKEWNINHLGTILDYVNKDYGISIDGVNTAYLYFGMWKTTFAWHTEDMDLYSINYLHFGAPKTWYAIPPEHGRRLERLASGFFPSSYQSCQAFLRHKMSLISPQILRQYSIPCNKITQEAGEIMITFPYGYHAGFNHGFNCAESTNFAAPRWVEYGKRATQCTCSKDMVKISMDTFVKRFQPERYELWLRGEDIGPHPEDPRQTAAPMPSQMDLLCSNSSNGQLPPSFLSAAPKNKRHTIHKKKNIMATNPDVDMEELVNRPDIPPDVKKVLQDLELEEVDDQPDEQQLEVLEDIWLKAGEMDVDEATVFDDGYNRKKSRKRKKKNDKDKVKSKKDTNKSITEDVVVKTEIKVEADDDLNLLPSSFPEQSSSFEDADQEGSSIMMDNDIIQNIKTEEASDFSAITEKPVKKKKKHSKSGEPKKAKSKSISKKRNKHMNLSIFDTNEPLDVSDADVQRKLMAMPSLTHHKSSTIQDVSSSQGSNLIGNLIFSSNDISIMPVKDNSAINITNSGQITTSTYSDVKGTERLVQSSTVEEKPKSHTKSSRKSNVSGMKSIFPKQTALKNISSLDQVKPIKIDKAVESEYIVDDAKISLQETKSSCSTSCKSVGTMLTERSILNYSKKDIIKAPRLSLLKSAYVPATEVSSKVDTKSAEEEKDTRTSSNSIVVLPKTWPIAKPHEHKLPNSNIMFLNTSFSNPPILQKEIPIQESGTDTRTSEHSKPAGSCAIQIPRLESFFAKNPLLSQSLAQSVTCHSISGANTDVKILGKRSTTDTSKMMATKFWQLPNGNNSSLFFSMDTAKDDKQAPASITNLDTSLLSTSSSSSLSNNKFLLASTSKCTNISMNSQSSMVLDFNKKSLQNSSSTASTTNASLIKILPKSQDQLLPRRTLSQNEETCNRLQFKSTGAIIGNVKTVSTQVDNPLEINKSNQSFNVALDTGTQYNVSHVASSSQTSQKVIAPPLQQEHHLSIESGEKLQTKSVQNTSGNIYAHMPPLMPIKLATSRRKSKDKPKKATTRKKDLEAKTTVPILMRPEDSGEVPSSPMDKPPSASHRVSMIPGHMSDMLYPSVPNNDLLKAFNDYWSAQISHCAVCAPFTSSCNGHGRLMPPDWKYCKPTVLPESSPIWVSASIFVANSKEQIVEPDNDKLLRCRECHVTVHSSCYGITVLPTDVRNWACDKCRAGKTQVMCCLCPMRGGALKRTSDSNWAHILCALLLPGVTFKDAVNKDPINVLTIKPDIVKQQCCYCEQKDGACLKCSHCSNLFHPSCGLISGATFRIPVYNSPELQVTCDGHDDGKEKITTIRQGEIVWAKHRNSRYYKAKVDSIHDTLFYMVTFSDDSFSEDLYPSDITNYDPGSPPQQGAAVIVKWIDGNLYDGIFEGTNHRIMYTVIFEDGSQLVLKRNEIYSLQEDMPKRVRSRLSVATEMKHWYHLYGTEGESEAHRKTKQSKHCD